In Salana multivorans, a single genomic region encodes these proteins:
- a CDS encoding family 43 glycosylhydrolase translates to MTTFDDRPGTAPRGTVVPGRLFVDDRGEMAQLHGIGIVRLADGLFWAWGEDKRNGAAFGGVACYSSPDLATWTWRGHALAVDPDVPDLAPGRIIERPKVIPRSDGTYVMLLHVESPDYSDARVGWAVADRPEGPYTYLRSERPLGNLSRDIGVFVDDDGAGYLLSEDREHGLHVYRLSADYLAVEELVSTTLAKPGDHPAGEHGYESPTIVKVDGLYYLVGSDLTGWSTNDNQYATATSLAGPWSEWRDVAPPGSATYDSQTSVVLSIVGPETASHVYLGDRWRRDDLAHSAPVWLPMTIGDGEARIEWCESWTLDPVTGVVTPSTAGS, encoded by the coding sequence ATGACCACGTTCGATGACCGTCCCGGGACCGCGCCGCGCGGCACCGTCGTGCCGGGCCGGCTGTTCGTCGACGATCGTGGCGAGATGGCCCAGCTGCACGGGATCGGGATCGTCCGCCTGGCCGACGGCCTGTTCTGGGCGTGGGGCGAGGACAAGCGGAACGGTGCGGCGTTCGGCGGCGTCGCCTGCTACTCCTCGCCGGACCTGGCGACCTGGACGTGGCGCGGGCACGCGCTCGCCGTCGACCCGGACGTGCCTGACCTGGCGCCCGGTCGCATCATCGAGCGCCCGAAGGTGATCCCGCGGTCCGACGGCACCTACGTCATGCTGCTCCACGTCGAGTCGCCGGACTACTCCGACGCTCGCGTGGGCTGGGCCGTCGCGGACCGGCCCGAGGGTCCGTACACCTATCTGCGCTCGGAGCGGCCGCTGGGCAACCTGAGCCGGGACATCGGCGTGTTCGTGGACGACGACGGCGCGGGCTACCTCCTGAGCGAGGACCGCGAGCACGGGCTGCACGTGTACCGACTGTCTGCCGACTACCTGGCCGTCGAGGAGCTGGTCTCCACGACGCTCGCCAAGCCGGGCGACCACCCGGCGGGGGAGCACGGGTACGAGTCGCCGACGATCGTCAAGGTCGACGGACTGTACTACCTGGTCGGGTCCGACCTCACGGGCTGGTCGACCAACGACAACCAGTACGCCACCGCCACGTCGCTCGCGGGGCCGTGGAGCGAGTGGCGCGACGTCGCCCCGCCCGGGTCGGCGACCTACGACTCGCAGACCTCGGTCGTGCTGTCGATCGTGGGGCCGGAGACGGCGAGCCACGTCTACCTCGGCGACCGGTGGCGGCGCGACGACCTCGCTCACTCCGCTCCGGTGTGGCTGCCGATGACGATCGGCGACGGGGAGGCCCGGATCGAGTGGTGCGAGAGCTGGACGCTCGACCCGGTCACCGGCGTCGTCACGCCCAGCACCGCGGGGTCGTAG
- a CDS encoding ABC transporter substrate-binding protein has translation MKHTSFIKAGAVGAVLALSAAGLAACSTGDNNADGGNSGNGGNGKSTTITMLVLGDKPTNGRLEAMLGQLNEKLSAEVGATLDLYYVEWADWQTQYNVKLLANDGSVDLITTATDWLFAWENAEKGAFLELSPEMLQENAPKTWAQVDKDGDWDVTKLNDTIYFIPEDNYTQYTNHGFFYRGDWAAEAGFADGEITTFEDFTTYFQWVKDNKPEAYPWDVAGANFAAIDGYIAGHTDLQTISQVTAGNYFPFQTSEADQCTITSYLYEGDDLLGAANLAKEWNDLGVWREDAINYDGDTREELYAGLSGTDQHHTQTFIGQIVYNMETKQPGSDPKMFHWGQENGNFFKDIKTHGAMAVSAASKNPELALQVYDILRNDEEAYRLLNFGIEGTDYIITDDGKLGYPDGYDPSTDSLGSNFWAGRMDEFELDKTTDAPDKWDIYAELDAVAKDYPYETLIVDKNSIDSTLAAVSGVLAQYLPQLQYGKVDDPAATIEKMRSELKAAGFEDAQASLQANLDEWAESTGFSCN, from the coding sequence ATGAAGCACACCTCATTCATCAAGGCGGGTGCCGTCGGCGCCGTCCTGGCGCTGTCGGCCGCCGGCCTCGCCGCCTGCTCGACCGGCGACAACAACGCCGACGGCGGCAACAGCGGCAACGGCGGGAACGGCAAGTCCACGACGATCACCATGCTGGTGCTCGGCGACAAGCCGACCAACGGCCGCCTCGAGGCGATGCTCGGCCAGCTCAACGAGAAGCTCTCGGCCGAGGTCGGCGCCACGCTCGACCTCTACTACGTCGAGTGGGCCGACTGGCAGACGCAGTACAACGTCAAGCTGCTCGCCAACGACGGCTCGGTCGACCTCATCACGACGGCGACCGACTGGCTGTTCGCCTGGGAGAACGCCGAGAAGGGCGCCTTCCTCGAGCTGAGCCCGGAGATGCTCCAGGAGAACGCGCCGAAGACCTGGGCCCAGGTCGACAAGGACGGCGACTGGGACGTCACCAAGCTGAACGACACGATCTACTTCATCCCCGAGGACAACTACACCCAGTACACCAACCACGGGTTCTTCTACCGCGGCGACTGGGCGGCCGAGGCGGGCTTCGCCGACGGCGAGATCACGACGTTCGAGGACTTCACGACGTACTTCCAGTGGGTCAAGGACAACAAGCCCGAGGCGTACCCGTGGGACGTCGCCGGCGCGAACTTCGCCGCGATCGACGGCTACATCGCCGGCCACACCGACCTGCAGACGATCTCCCAGGTGACGGCGGGCAACTACTTCCCGTTCCAGACCTCCGAGGCCGACCAGTGCACCATCACGTCCTACCTCTACGAGGGTGACGACCTGCTCGGGGCCGCGAACCTGGCGAAGGAGTGGAACGACCTCGGCGTGTGGCGCGAGGACGCCATCAACTACGACGGCGACACGCGCGAGGAGCTGTACGCGGGCCTGTCCGGCACCGACCAGCACCACACGCAGACGTTCATCGGCCAGATCGTCTACAACATGGAGACGAAGCAGCCGGGCTCCGACCCGAAGATGTTCCACTGGGGCCAGGAGAACGGGAACTTCTTCAAGGACATCAAGACCCACGGCGCCATGGCCGTGAGCGCCGCGTCGAAGAACCCCGAGCTCGCGCTCCAGGTCTACGACATCCTCCGCAACGACGAGGAGGCCTACCGCCTGCTCAACTTCGGCATCGAGGGGACCGACTACATCATCACGGACGACGGCAAGCTCGGGTACCCCGACGGCTACGACCCCTCGACCGACTCGCTGGGCTCGAACTTCTGGGCCGGCCGGATGGACGAGTTCGAGCTCGACAAGACGACGGACGCCCCCGACAAGTGGGACATCTACGCCGAGCTCGACGCCGTGGCGAAGGACTACCCGTACGAGACGCTGATCGTCGACAAGAACAGCATCGACTCGACGCTGGCCGCCGTCTCGGGCGTCCTGGCCCAGTACCTGCCGCAGCTCCAGTACGGCAAGGTCGACGACCCGGCCGCGACCATCGAGAAGATGCGCTCCGAGCTCAAGGCCGCCGGCTTCGAGGACGCGCAGGCGTCGCTCCAGGCGAACCTCGACGAGTGGGCGGAGTCCACGGGCTTCTCCTGCAACTGA
- a CDS encoding beta-galactosidase — protein sequence MTATTQSRSTVQPRHAAVSVGPAGIVLDGREEVLLCASLFYFRIPREQWASRLEQVRSSGYQAIDVYLPWNFHELAPGEWDFTGRRDVGAFLDLAHEAGLVVVARPGPYICSEWDGGALPAWLGTVDGLRIRQDEPRFLAAVAAWFDRALPILAARQYGRGGSVVAVQLENELDFFDTTDRRGYQSALRDLVRGHGIELPLIACAGQGDLHGATGDAEGVVPACNFYPDDSSPHVEQEVRRYRALLAERDLPLLVTETNRVHATLRRLLASGVGLIAPYLQASGYNMGFTPSVGNWGDPAGLMSHDYDFAGFLSPVGEERPELHQARVLGALVRTFGSELARALPEAADDAYLTAVATSASPSRLRLPDGGSLLAVPNLGDDDGEVRLVRDAGDVRVPLPARTCLLVAEDVPLARWGVPGTLELATADLVGVAAGVLGDGAAGHAEDDAAAPARLTLAAVDRSVVVLRDDRGERRVVELDAPVPGRAVEASVSVGTTTWAIVVHHPADVPGPGGSSTSAATGRTEPVDLAASIDAVRVCAPGPLSAERRHEGTPWSEEVGVWRGRTHYAADLGDVTQLLVEGAGDIVDVALTSAEAEDEGSDGRHLTLTPYGASVLLDASGADRVALTAETWGHANFDDARLPNLALGSLRGLGAVWSVTRTTDVGALWTVVGDQQWNGEPAPTRGLGGWSSTRVGRPITYRRELPVDGEHHHALLLGGVPGSVEVTLDGESHTVTAQNPWLHLAPGRGREVAITLPHQPGTALSAQLLRLDPVRGWDVRPEPDVAYLARVADAVVERTLAAVTLPLVLAPGEELVVELDVPAGGLSLRFDGAQVRIAVVTESAGPADPDGRPGRPELLGRVWLEDPGRPVFTGGDPGRVWLPGAWNTGRVRLLLHGTPGPGTPMLAGVRVESTPE from the coding sequence ATGACGGCCACCACGCAGTCCCGGTCCACCGTGCAGCCCCGGCACGCAGCAGTGAGCGTGGGCCCGGCCGGGATCGTGCTGGACGGGAGGGAAGAGGTGCTGCTGTGCGCGTCCCTGTTCTACTTCCGCATCCCGCGCGAGCAGTGGGCCTCGCGCCTGGAGCAGGTGCGCTCCTCCGGGTACCAGGCGATCGACGTCTACCTCCCGTGGAACTTCCACGAGCTGGCCCCGGGGGAGTGGGACTTCACCGGTCGGCGTGACGTGGGGGCGTTCCTCGACCTCGCGCACGAGGCCGGTCTCGTCGTCGTCGCCCGACCCGGCCCCTACATCTGCTCCGAGTGGGACGGGGGCGCGCTGCCCGCCTGGCTCGGCACGGTCGACGGCCTGAGGATCCGCCAGGACGAGCCGCGCTTCCTCGCGGCCGTCGCCGCGTGGTTCGACCGCGCGCTGCCGATCCTCGCGGCACGCCAGTACGGCCGGGGCGGCAGCGTCGTCGCGGTCCAGCTCGAGAACGAGCTCGACTTCTTCGACACGACCGATCGCCGCGGCTACCAGTCCGCGCTGCGGGACCTCGTGCGCGGGCACGGGATCGAGCTGCCGCTCATCGCCTGCGCCGGCCAGGGCGACCTCCACGGGGCGACGGGCGACGCCGAGGGCGTGGTCCCCGCGTGCAACTTCTACCCGGACGACAGCTCGCCGCACGTCGAGCAGGAGGTGCGCCGCTACCGCGCCCTGCTCGCCGAGCGTGACCTGCCGCTGCTCGTCACGGAGACGAACCGCGTCCACGCGACGCTGCGCCGGCTGCTCGCCAGCGGCGTCGGGCTCATCGCGCCGTACCTCCAGGCGTCCGGCTACAACATGGGCTTCACGCCGTCGGTCGGCAACTGGGGCGACCCGGCGGGGCTGATGTCCCACGACTACGACTTCGCCGGCTTCCTCTCCCCGGTCGGCGAGGAGCGGCCCGAGCTGCACCAGGCCCGCGTGCTCGGCGCGCTGGTCCGGACGTTCGGGTCCGAGCTCGCCCGCGCGCTGCCCGAGGCCGCGGACGACGCGTACCTCACGGCCGTCGCCACGAGCGCGTCGCCCTCCCGCCTGCGCCTGCCGGACGGCGGCTCGCTGCTCGCGGTCCCGAACCTCGGCGACGACGACGGCGAGGTCCGCCTGGTCCGCGACGCCGGCGACGTGCGAGTGCCCCTGCCCGCCCGGACCTGCCTGCTCGTGGCCGAGGACGTGCCGCTGGCGCGCTGGGGTGTGCCCGGCACGCTCGAGCTGGCCACCGCCGACCTCGTCGGCGTGGCGGCTGGCGTCCTCGGTGACGGTGCAGCCGGCCACGCCGAGGACGACGCGGCGGCCCCGGCGCGGCTGACCCTCGCCGCCGTCGACCGCAGCGTCGTCGTCCTGCGCGACGACCGCGGCGAGCGGCGGGTCGTCGAGCTCGACGCGCCGGTGCCCGGTCGTGCCGTCGAGGCGAGCGTGAGCGTCGGCACGACGACGTGGGCGATCGTGGTCCACCACCCGGCCGACGTCCCCGGCCCGGGCGGGTCGTCGACCAGCGCCGCGACCGGCCGGACCGAGCCGGTCGACCTGGCGGCGTCGATCGACGCGGTCCGGGTCTGCGCGCCCGGCCCGCTGTCGGCCGAGCGTCGCCACGAGGGGACGCCGTGGTCGGAGGAGGTCGGCGTCTGGCGCGGTCGCACCCACTACGCGGCCGACCTGGGCGACGTCACGCAGCTCCTCGTCGAGGGCGCCGGCGACATCGTCGACGTCGCGCTCACGAGCGCCGAGGCCGAGGACGAGGGGAGCGACGGGCGCCACCTCACGCTCACGCCGTACGGCGCGAGCGTCCTGCTGGACGCGTCCGGCGCCGACCGCGTCGCGCTCACGGCCGAGACCTGGGGGCACGCGAACTTCGACGACGCGCGGCTGCCGAACCTCGCCCTCGGCTCGCTCCGCGGGCTCGGTGCGGTGTGGTCGGTGACCCGGACGACGGACGTCGGGGCGCTGTGGACCGTCGTCGGCGACCAGCAGTGGAACGGCGAGCCGGCCCCGACCCGCGGGCTCGGTGGCTGGAGCAGCACCCGCGTCGGGCGACCGATCACCTACCGGCGGGAGCTGCCCGTCGACGGCGAGCACCACCACGCCCTGCTGCTGGGCGGCGTGCCCGGCTCGGTCGAGGTGACGCTCGACGGCGAGTCGCACACCGTCACGGCGCAGAACCCGTGGCTGCACCTGGCCCCCGGACGGGGCCGCGAGGTCGCGATCACCCTGCCGCACCAGCCGGGGACGGCGCTGTCCGCCCAGCTCCTGCGCCTCGACCCCGTGCGCGGCTGGGACGTCCGGCCGGAGCCCGACGTCGCCTACCTCGCACGGGTGGCCGATGCCGTCGTCGAGCGGACGCTCGCCGCCGTGACGCTGCCGCTCGTCCTCGCGCCCGGTGAGGAGCTGGTCGTCGAGCTCGACGTGCCGGCCGGCGGCCTGTCCCTGCGGTTCGACGGCGCGCAGGTCCGCATCGCCGTCGTCACGGAGTCCGCCGGGCCGGCGGACCCCGACGGACGGCCGGGCCGGCCGGAGCTGCTGGGCCGCGTGTGGCTGGAGGACCCGGGCCGTCCCGTCTTCACCGGGGGCGACCCCGGACGCGTCTGGCTGCCGGGCGCGTGGAACACTGGTCGCGTCCGGCTGCTGCTGCACGGCACGCCCGGACCCGGCACACCGATGCTGGCAGGGGTCCGGGTCGAGTCAACCCCGGAGTGA
- a CDS encoding ABC transporter permease translates to MLLIMCLPAIIFFLVFSYGPLPGSYVAFTNYNYRDGIFGSPFVGLKNFEFLIKSGQLWLLTRNTILYNVAFIVLGNILQIALAIMLNEIRLKYFKKVSQAIMFLPYFISVVLIGVIAFNLLNYDTGAINALLQQAGGDPIKFYSIAGIWPVIIILFQLWQSTGYGSIVYFAAIMGIDGSMFEAAAVDGASAWQRIRYIILPSLKPTFIILLLFALGGIMRGNFGLFWNLIGNNAALFPTTDIIETSVYRMIMSQNNFTMSTAVGLYQSLFGFALVMLCNWIVRRMNPDYALF, encoded by the coding sequence ATGCTGCTGATCATGTGCCTGCCGGCGATCATCTTCTTCCTGGTGTTCAGCTACGGTCCGCTCCCCGGCAGCTACGTCGCCTTCACGAACTACAACTACCGCGACGGCATCTTCGGCAGCCCGTTCGTCGGTCTCAAGAACTTCGAGTTCCTCATCAAGTCGGGCCAGCTCTGGCTCCTGACGCGCAACACGATCCTGTACAACGTCGCGTTCATCGTCCTGGGGAACATCCTCCAGATCGCGCTCGCGATCATGCTGAACGAGATCCGGCTGAAGTACTTCAAGAAGGTCAGCCAGGCCATCATGTTCCTGCCGTACTTCATCTCGGTCGTGCTCATCGGCGTCATCGCCTTCAACCTGCTGAACTACGACACGGGCGCCATCAACGCCCTGCTCCAGCAGGCCGGCGGCGACCCGATCAAGTTCTACAGCATCGCCGGGATCTGGCCGGTCATCATCATCCTGTTCCAGCTCTGGCAGAGCACCGGGTACGGGTCGATCGTCTACTTCGCCGCGATCATGGGCATCGACGGCTCGATGTTCGAGGCGGCCGCCGTCGACGGCGCCTCCGCCTGGCAGCGCATCCGCTACATCATCCTGCCGAGCCTCAAGCCGACCTTCATCATCCTGCTGCTGTTCGCGCTCGGCGGGATCATGCGCGGAAACTTCGGGCTGTTCTGGAACCTCATCGGCAACAACGCCGCGCTGTTCCCGACGACGGACATCATCGAGACCTCCGTCTACCGCATGATCATGTCGCAGAACAACTTCACGATGTCGACGGCCGTCGGCCTCTACCAGTCGCTCTTCGGCTTCGCGCTGGTGATGCTGTGCAACTGGATCGTCCGCCGCATGAACCCCGACTACGCGCTGTTCTGA
- a CDS encoding alpha-N-arabinofuranosidase: protein MADLTAVIDLDLPGPRISRHVYGHFAEHLGRCIYGGFFVGEDSDVPNVRGIRQDVVEALRAIRIPNLRWPGGCFADDYHWRDGIGPRADRPRMVNSHWGDVVEDNSFGTHEFMDLCEMLGADAYISGNIGSGTVREMSEWIEYLTRADDSPMATLRRANGRDEPWRVPFWGLGNEAWGCGGNMTAEFFANLARQYGTYVRNHNDNDPYRIAAGANADDYAWTETLMQSVARLGGDRLQAPGAPYQGISLHYYTMSGDWADKGDATQFSTEEYYRTVRKAQHVRTLVEGHGAVMDAYDPDKKVGLVVDEWGTWWNVEPGTNPGFLYQQNTLRDALVASIHFDVFHDHADRVVMANIAQTVNVLQAMILTDPDTGALVLTPTYHVYAMNVGHQDADTLRVTVHGDVRDTESDGRRVPLFSASASTKDGSALVSLSNLDADADLTVVLDLRGREVTGHRARVLTAPELAAHNSPEAPDAVVPAALEAVRPHPAGLEVTIPAHSYATVELDLA, encoded by the coding sequence ATGGCCGACCTCACCGCCGTCATCGACCTCGACCTGCCCGGACCGCGGATCTCCCGCCACGTCTACGGGCACTTCGCCGAGCACCTGGGCCGCTGCATCTACGGCGGCTTCTTCGTCGGCGAGGACTCGGACGTCCCCAACGTCCGCGGCATCCGCCAGGACGTCGTCGAGGCGCTGCGGGCGATCCGGATCCCCAACCTGCGCTGGCCCGGGGGCTGCTTTGCCGACGACTACCACTGGCGCGACGGCATCGGCCCGCGCGCCGACCGGCCCCGGATGGTGAACTCGCACTGGGGCGACGTCGTCGAGGACAACTCCTTCGGCACGCACGAGTTCATGGACCTGTGCGAGATGCTCGGGGCCGACGCCTACATCTCCGGCAACATCGGCTCGGGCACCGTCCGCGAGATGAGCGAGTGGATCGAGTACCTCACCCGCGCCGACGACTCCCCGATGGCGACGCTGCGCCGCGCCAACGGCCGCGACGAGCCGTGGCGTGTCCCGTTCTGGGGGCTGGGCAACGAGGCGTGGGGCTGCGGCGGCAACATGACCGCGGAGTTCTTCGCCAACCTCGCGCGCCAGTACGGCACGTACGTCCGCAACCACAACGACAACGACCCGTACCGGATCGCCGCCGGCGCGAACGCCGACGACTACGCCTGGACCGAGACGCTCATGCAGTCGGTCGCTCGCCTGGGCGGCGACCGGCTGCAGGCGCCCGGGGCGCCGTACCAGGGCATCTCGCTGCACTACTACACGATGAGCGGCGACTGGGCCGACAAGGGCGACGCGACGCAGTTCTCCACCGAGGAGTACTACCGCACCGTCCGCAAGGCGCAGCACGTGCGCACCCTCGTCGAGGGCCACGGCGCGGTCATGGACGCCTACGACCCGGACAAGAAGGTCGGCCTCGTCGTCGACGAGTGGGGCACGTGGTGGAACGTCGAGCCCGGGACGAACCCCGGCTTCCTGTACCAGCAGAACACGCTGCGGGACGCCCTCGTCGCGAGCATCCACTTCGACGTCTTCCACGACCACGCCGACCGCGTCGTCATGGCGAACATCGCCCAGACGGTCAACGTGCTCCAGGCCATGATCCTCACCGACCCCGACACCGGGGCGCTCGTCCTCACCCCGACGTACCACGTCTACGCGATGAACGTCGGGCACCAGGACGCGGACACGCTGCGGGTCACCGTGCACGGCGACGTGCGCGACACCGAGTCGGACGGTCGGCGCGTGCCGCTGTTCTCGGCGTCCGCGTCGACCAAGGACGGCTCGGCGCTCGTCTCGCTGTCCAACCTCGACGCCGACGCCGACCTCACCGTCGTCCTCGACCTGCGCGGCCGCGAGGTGACGGGCCACCGCGCCCGGGTGCTCACGGCGCCCGAGCTCGCCGCGCACAACTCGCCGGAGGCCCCCGACGCCGTCGTGCCGGCCGCGCTCGAGGCCGTGCGCCCGCACCCGGCGGGTCTCGAGGTGACGATCCCGGCGCACTCCTACGCCACGGTCGAGCTCGACCTGGCCTGA
- a CDS encoding carbohydrate ABC transporter permease — protein sequence MTATAATLKAQRAAHPSKQGTTKVKLGASDYVLRGISYLVVSVFTLFCLLPFVLIISASFSSEAAIMRDGFGLWPKEFSTEAYQFIFRFPRMIIGSYVVTILMTVFGTLIGLFVIAMTGFALQRRDFPYRNHISFFIYFTTLFSAGLAPTYLWVTQVLHLGGTYMAVFLQLLMTPWLIILMKNFARSVPFEIVESGKLDGAGDFRIFLQLVLPMLKPALATVGLFLALGYWNEWYLSSLYLGSAVEFKPLQYYLYNVVNTANALKNSVAGANVTITQLPSNTLKMATAVVATGPIILLYPFVQKYFVTGLTVGAVKG from the coding sequence ATGACTGCCACTGCCGCAACCCTGAAGGCCCAGCGGGCCGCGCACCCCTCGAAGCAGGGGACGACCAAGGTGAAGCTCGGCGCGAGCGACTACGTCCTGCGCGGCATCTCCTACCTCGTCGTCTCGGTCTTCACGCTGTTCTGCCTGCTCCCGTTCGTCCTGATCATCTCGGCCTCCTTCTCCAGCGAGGCCGCCATCATGCGGGACGGCTTCGGCCTGTGGCCGAAGGAGTTCTCGACCGAGGCCTACCAGTTCATCTTCCGCTTCCCGCGGATGATCATCGGCTCCTACGTCGTGACGATCCTCATGACCGTCTTCGGAACGCTCATCGGCCTCTTCGTCATCGCGATGACGGGCTTCGCGCTCCAGCGCCGCGACTTCCCCTACCGCAACCACATCTCGTTCTTCATCTACTTCACGACGCTGTTCTCCGCCGGTCTCGCGCCCACCTACCTGTGGGTGACGCAGGTGCTCCACCTCGGCGGGACCTACATGGCGGTGTTCCTGCAGCTCCTCATGACGCCGTGGCTCATCATCCTGATGAAGAACTTCGCGCGGTCCGTCCCGTTCGAGATCGTCGAGTCGGGCAAGCTCGACGGCGCCGGCGACTTCCGCATCTTCCTCCAGCTCGTCCTGCCGATGCTCAAGCCGGCCCTCGCGACCGTCGGTCTGTTCCTCGCGCTCGGCTACTGGAACGAGTGGTACCTCTCCTCGCTGTATCTCGGCAGCGCGGTCGAGTTCAAGCCGCTGCAGTACTACCTCTACAACGTCGTCAACACCGCCAACGCCCTGAAGAACTCGGTCGCCGGCGCGAACGTGACGATCACCCAGCTACCCAGCAACACGCTCAAGATGGCGACCGCCGTGGTCGCCACCGGGCCGATCATCCTGCTCTACCCGTTCGTCCAGAAGTACTTCGTCACCGGCCTCACGGTCGGGGCCGTCAAGGGCTGA
- a CDS encoding ROK family protein: MAVQRLTSRDIRSESRLDVMTALVVAREASRNDLTRQTGLSSATVATVVAELIAAGIITEGRTTTGKVGRPTTVLHINAERGYVVGVDVAETYVRAIVFDAALDEVGSAQVARDEHESTAEYVADGVERAVVGALEDAGVSRDRVLGVGVSLPGLVVRESTTSILVPEWTWHESGMSRVRDHLGLPMVIENPLKAVAAAELWFGEGRESGSFVTLNLGTGVGAGIVIAGEILRGATSSAGEWGHSLLVLDGRGCRCGRRGCVEAYVGAPGIQETLREVDPEHPLAHADLQQHFIEALAASLAADSADPAVVETIRRTSYYLGSAIADLVAIINPEVVTLTGWTAWALGDYLVPLTRDVLVAQAPGESAVDVHLHVSTGRGNLVATGMAVQAMTRFLVDVGLLTSKVPAGL, encoded by the coding sequence GTGGCCGTTCAGCGTCTGACGTCGCGCGACATCCGGAGCGAGTCGCGTCTCGACGTCATGACCGCGCTCGTCGTGGCGCGTGAGGCGTCGCGCAACGATCTCACGCGCCAGACCGGGCTCAGCTCCGCGACGGTGGCGACGGTCGTGGCCGAGCTCATCGCCGCCGGCATCATCACGGAGGGCCGGACGACGACGGGCAAGGTCGGGCGGCCGACCACCGTCCTCCACATCAACGCGGAGCGCGGGTACGTGGTGGGCGTCGACGTCGCCGAGACCTACGTGCGCGCGATCGTGTTCGACGCGGCGCTCGACGAGGTCGGCTCGGCCCAGGTGGCCCGCGACGAGCACGAGAGCACGGCCGAGTACGTCGCGGACGGTGTCGAGCGCGCCGTGGTCGGGGCGCTCGAGGACGCCGGGGTGTCCCGGGACCGCGTGCTCGGCGTCGGGGTCTCGCTGCCCGGACTCGTGGTGCGCGAGTCGACGACGTCGATCCTCGTGCCCGAGTGGACCTGGCACGAGAGCGGGATGTCGCGGGTGCGCGACCACCTCGGCCTGCCCATGGTGATCGAGAACCCGCTCAAGGCGGTCGCGGCCGCCGAGCTGTGGTTCGGCGAGGGGCGCGAGAGCGGCTCGTTCGTCACGCTCAACCTCGGGACCGGCGTCGGCGCGGGCATCGTCATCGCGGGCGAGATCCTGCGCGGCGCGACCAGCTCGGCTGGCGAGTGGGGGCACTCGCTGCTCGTGCTCGACGGCCGGGGCTGCCGGTGCGGCCGGCGCGGCTGCGTCGAGGCCTACGTCGGGGCTCCCGGCATCCAGGAGACGCTGCGCGAGGTGGACCCCGAGCACCCGCTCGCGCACGCGGACCTGCAGCAGCACTTCATCGAGGCGCTCGCGGCGTCGCTCGCGGCGGACTCCGCCGACCCGGCCGTGGTCGAGACGATCCGCCGCACCTCCTACTACCTGGGGTCGGCGATCGCCGACCTCGTCGCCATCATCAACCCGGAGGTGGTGACGCTCACGGGGTGGACCGCGTGGGCGCTCGGGGACTACCTCGTGCCGCTGACCCGCGACGTCCTCGTCGCGCAGGCGCCGGGGGAGTCGGCCGTCGACGTCCACCTGCACGTCTCGACGGGACGGGGCAACCTCGTGGCGACCGGGATGGCGGTCCAGGCGATGACGCGGTTCCTCGTCGACGTCGGGCTGCTGACGTCGAAGGTGCCCGCCGGACTCTGA
- a CDS encoding YesL family protein, with product MSSIFEADSPLLRFLGRFADVMILNLVFVVTSLPIVTIGASLTALNFTAMRLADGTCESVTRDYLRSWRLNLKQATVIWGLVVGMGVVLYLWFRVAEYLDVPGAVRFAVYAVVYLVTFRFVIALVFLFPYLAKFEGTTREVLRNARKLSLRHLFASIAMLAVITLPVVITIFYPNLTGYGVLWLVIGFGAIAFVNAFLLSAIFHRYIPADAEPDADPQPEPGPGATTAADPATRLDPGT from the coding sequence GTGAGCAGCATCTTCGAGGCGGACTCCCCGCTCCTGCGATTCCTCGGTCGGTTCGCGGACGTCATGATCCTCAACCTCGTGTTCGTCGTGACGTCGCTCCCGATCGTCACGATCGGCGCGTCGTTGACGGCGCTCAACTTCACCGCGATGAGGCTCGCCGACGGCACCTGCGAGTCCGTCACCCGCGACTACCTGCGGTCCTGGCGGCTCAACCTCAAGCAGGCGACCGTCATCTGGGGCCTCGTCGTCGGGATGGGCGTCGTGCTCTACCTGTGGTTCCGGGTCGCGGAGTACCTCGACGTCCCGGGCGCCGTCCGGTTCGCCGTCTACGCGGTCGTCTACCTGGTGACCTTCCGGTTCGTCATCGCGCTCGTCTTCCTGTTCCCCTACCTCGCGAAGTTCGAGGGGACGACGCGGGAGGTCCTGCGCAACGCCCGCAAGCTCTCCCTGCGGCACCTGTTCGCGTCGATCGCCATGCTCGCGGTCATCACGCTGCCCGTCGTCATCACGATCTTCTACCCCAACCTCACGGGGTACGGCGTCCTCTGGCTCGTCATCGGGTTCGGCGCCATCGCCTTCGTCAACGCCTTCCTCCTGTCCGCGATCTTCCACAGGTACATCCCCGCCGACGCGGAGCCCGACGCGGACCCGCAGCCCGAACCAGGCCCCGGCGCCACGACGGCCGCCGACCCGGCAACCCGGCTCGACCCCGGAACCTGA